A genomic region of Sandaracinaceae bacterium contains the following coding sequences:
- a CDS encoding SMI1/KNR4 family protein, whose protein sequence is MGKGRAVVYFHGGQWSGCRSPTREELEYSEKTLQQRFPRTVRQLFQQCALGRPAKSLFVSDKYDAEVAVGYVLDVGRPSGDVTTVVEAWEHILRNAEHKGDAAEPSLLPFAIDYGHANYFCLDSVGRVVYRVLDEEAGRGRKVVADSIEEFIDGLEELSF, encoded by the coding sequence ATGGGCAAAGGCCGCGCTGTTGTGTACTTCCACGGGGGTCAGTGGAGTGGCTGTCGATCTCCGACACGGGAGGAGTTGGAGTATTCGGAGAAGACACTCCAACAGCGCTTCCCGCGCACGGTTCGTCAACTCTTTCAACAATGCGCCCTAGGGCGGCCGGCGAAGTCTCTCTTCGTCTCGGACAAGTATGACGCTGAGGTGGCGGTCGGCTACGTTCTCGATGTCGGAAGGCCGTCAGGAGACGTTACTACCGTCGTTGAGGCATGGGAGCACATCTTGCGCAATGCGGAGCACAAGGGGGACGCAGCAGAGCCCTCGCTGCTGCCATTCGCTATCGACTACGGGCATGCGAACTACTTTTGTCTCGATAGTGTGGGTCGGGTCGTCTACCGTGTCCTGGATGAGGAGGCTGGCAGAGGCCGGAAGGTGGTGGCGGATTCCATCGAGGAGTTCATCGACGGTCTCGAGGAGCTGAGCTTCTGA